A segment of the Labrus bergylta chromosome 11, fLabBer1.1, whole genome shotgun sequence genome:
ACCTCTTCATGATCCCATATTTACACAATCTCCATAAAGATTctgatagaaaaataaaatagaatctttcttgtaaaaagaaaaaatcaacatttgtgTGTCTTTCATTTAGATCAGCTACCTGGCAAGCTGCCCCTGCCTTAGTGACAGGCTTAAATATCCTAATTTCTTCAGAACAATTCCCAGTGATGTTTACCAAGCTTGGGCCATGGCACAATTGGCCATTCGCTTCCACTGGACATGGATAGGAGCAGTGGTGGCAAACAATGATTATGGTCAGCTTGCAATACAGGTGCCCagtatgtctttgtgttattttactATGCATTGCTATAAATACTCTCTCATGTATCTCATTTAAAGCACAGTTGGCATACACAGTatgtaaaaacatatttggaATATTTATATTTCAGGTATTCCAGAAAGAGATTTTTGGGAAAGGAGTGTGTTTGGAATTCATTGAGACCATCAAGAGAGAAACTATTGTGACTGATGCAAAACGTGCAGCACTCACAATTCAAGCTTCGACTGCGAGGGTGATTCTGATCTTCTGCTGGTATACTGAAGTAAAGAAACTGCTTCTGGAACTGGTCAAGAGAAATGTGGGCAGACAgcatggaaatgtgttttttgaaaaggtttattttaaaaacaaagatatatatacaaagatatatatataaatatatattataaaaataatGTCATTCGTAGGTGACTGACAGACAGTTCCTGGCAAGTGAGGCTTGGAGTACCAGTGATGATCTTCTCCAAGATCAAACCATCTCTAAAGTCGCAAATGGTGTTCTTGGTGTGGCCATTCGTAGTTCAACTATACCTGGATTTGAAAATTATCTCAGAAGTTTGCATCCAATTCGTCGTCCTAATGATGTTTTCTTAAGAGAATTCTGGCAAAAGGAATTTGGATGCAGTCCTCTTTCTTCctatttctcttcatccctcATTCCAAGGTCTGACTACCTCACAAATGTTTCTGCTTCCTCAACTGATAACATTCCTCCTCAGAAAATTTCACCATCACTCTGCAGTGGAACAGAGTCCCTGGAGAACGTGGAAAATCACTTTACTGATACCTCTCAGCTAAGGGTGGCATATAATGTCTACCTTGCCGTTTATGCTGCTGCCCATGCCCTTCATAGCCTTCTCTCCTGTAATACCCATACATGCACCtttcagaaaaacatcaaacacataGAGGTGAAAACTTCTATCAATGTACCATCTTATAATTCACCTTATAATTCACAACGTTTTTAACCGTTTCTTCAACACTTGATATTTTCAGCTATTACAGCAATTGAACAAAGTGAACATCACCACACCACATGGGGAAAGGTTTTCCTTCCAAGGTGCTGACATTCCAGCAATGTATGACCTCGTCAATTGGCAGAAACAACCAGAGGGGCAACTTGAACTTGTCTTGGTTGGTCGTGTGGATGGGTTTAACATCCATCTTAATGAGTCAGCTGTGCAGTGGAGCTCAGGATCCAGTCAGGTTGTTACGAAGCAACAAGTGGTCTAAAGTCTACTTTCAAATTTTCTGTTGAAATGAATCTAATAGTCAGTTTCTAGATTTTTACCAAtgagaatatatatatttttaaattaaagttttttgtCAAGGTTCCTTTTTCAGTGTGCAGTGAGAGCTGCCCTCCAGGTACCCGAAAGGCCAACAGGAAAGGAGAGCCTCTCTGCTGCTTTGACTGTATCCCATGCATAGAGGGTGAAATAAGCAATGAAACTGGTGAGGAAATCTGCCCTAAATTTGACACAAACTTGTGTTGTAAACTTTCTTTgattctttgtgtttcattagCTTTTTTCTCTTCCAGGTTCTCTTAATTGTGAGGGATGTCCATCTGAGTTCTGGTCCAATGTTGAACGAACTGCCTGCGTCCCTCGTCAGTTGGACTTCCTTTCCTTTAACGAAACATTGGGCATCACTCTGACAACAGTGGCTGCATCCGGTGTTGTGGTGacaacagctgtgtttgttctatttttttgcaACCGCCAAACACCCATGGTAAGATCACAGTTTCATGTAATGGAGAATACTTTGTATTTTCAATATCCTTAGTTTTTACAAATACATCTCAACTCTTTTTTAGGTACGAGCCAACAACTCAGAACTCAGCTTCCTGCTTCTTCTGTCCCTGAAGCTCTGCTTTCTGTGCTCACTCGTGTTCATTGGTCGTCCATCTGTCTGGTCCTGTCGGTTTCAGCAGGCAGCCTTTGGGATCAGCTTTGCACTTTGTGTTTCCTGCCTTCTGGTTAAAACCCTCGTAGTGCTTGCTGTTTTCCGCTCAGCTCGGCCTGGTGCTGAAACCTTGATGAAGTGGTTTGGACCTGTTCAACAGAGAGGGAGTGTCTTTCTCTTCACCTGTATACAGGTGTGGTTTGGTAGCATTTTCttaattaaatgaatataaCAATTTAATTAATATGCATTAGTAATTACTTactttttaagtatttatttataacattgaaatgtgtttcctttctttcaGGTTATTATCTGTGCCACATGGTTGTCCATCAGTCCTCCAGTGCCTCGACGTGATCTGGGTTTCCAAGGATCAAAGGTCAGACTAGAGTGTGCCATGGGTTCCCTGGTGGGCTTCTCTCTGGTTCTTGGCTACATTGGCCTGCTGGCCTGCACCTGCCTCCTCTTGGCTTTTCTCGCTCGGAATCTTCCTGACAACTTCAATGAGGCCAAACTGATCACCTTCAGCATGCTGATATTCTGTGCAGTATGGGTAGCTTTTGTTCCTGCTTATATTAGCTCTCCTGGAAAATATGTTGTGGCTGTAGAAATCTTTTCCATCTTGGCCTCCAGCTATGGTTTACTGCTTTGCATATTTGCCCCCAAATGTTTCATTATTCTTTTGAGgccagagaaaaacacaaagaaacagctAATGGCCAGATAGTTGATCTGGCTTAAATGTAAACATAGACCCTTAATTAGAAGTTAGATGTTTCTCTGTGGTGAGAGTCCATTGGTCTTCCAATCCTACGGTAATGTCCTGATTCCAAGAACAGATCAGACAGAAATATATCATTAGTAACAAACTGAATAGAATGCAATAATAGTTAGTAATCAACCCGTACATGTTCAGTCAAAATTTAAGTGATTTCCTCTCTTTTAGTTTTCTAGATTTAACTGGTGAGTCCGAATTTTTCTGTTACTGTTTGCTGTAATATGTTTTGTGTTCAACTCTTAGATTTGATTAAATCTTATACCATTGgcaatgttttatttcagaaataaatgtatgttgCAGGGCATCCCCCAATTGTCACTGTTTACTTGTTTAATTAAATAGATTTGATAATTTAACATTATATACTGATTTTGTTGAATCCCATCATTGTAAACATAACAAGAAACACCCATTTGTTTCACAGCATTTACTGTCACATGTTCCTATTTACACAAATACACTAAATATAATTGCTCTTAGAAAAAGTTTTCTTCTGAATTGTTTCAATAATTAAGCATAACATTAAAATCACATCAATGACAGATTACTTTAACTACTGCTTGTTTATATACCTCGTTAGATCATAAATAATATAGGCCTACTGATGTTAGTTTGAGATATGTTAATATTATTTAACCCAAGCCTGTCATGTCCAATTTAATTTCTTGTGATACActgattaaaatgtacattgacATAGGCAGCTTCCTTTATCAGAGGAGGGATTCTACACAATGACTGATTCCAGATATGTAATAGATAATAGATCACTTACTGGATCAATAAGAACTTCTTTgggattttacattttatagcCTCTTTGCTGTTCTTCATTGTGAATTGCATACAATGGCTAAAATAGTATATAACAGTATATCTTTAAAGGGGCTTGGTTCAAGATCAAAGCCATATCCTGATGACATATATTGCTCTATGCTAACCTCTGCCCCCTGAATCAATTCCAACATGTCCAGCACTTTCTGCCTGGCAGATTGGAAGTGTGCTTATGACCgactttattttctgtctgtacGGATCGGACCTCATCCTGCAGGGATTGAACTGTTCTCCAGGCTTTTGTTCTTTTCCTGCAGAGTTCCTATTTCCAGTTGTAGCTGGCTTAGCTGCAGAAAGGACATGTGTTGAGCAAGAAGGAGGAGCTTCCCAACAACATCCAGGATCATGCTTTGGGTTTCCTAGTTTGATATGATCAACTAGctcctttattttttatctatcACAAATGCTAATTGAATAGCTATTGAGGTTGTTAATCTTCTCTAAGGATAGATGGATCACACCAGCAActgtttcttgcagtgctgcatGGTCTTGTTCAAAGGGAGTCTCAGCTTCTGgctcacctagggtcttggcACAAATTTTACCTGGTGAAATGGAACCCCAGTGGCTCATAATGACTTTTAGTGAAGCTgcttagctaaaaaaaaaatctaaaatccaCAGGAGAGCAAATCTGGTCTAAGTTTTAAACTTGTCACTGCACTCTATCCTGGAAACACCTCAAGACCTCTGATGATTTGGGAAACTcgcacctctcagacagctggctactCTGTGCATTGGTTACTATCTCAACTGTACAAATGGCTAAATTGTTGTCTTAAACAACAAAAGGACAACACAAAGTAATTATACTACCCAACtcaccaacaacacacaacaaaaactaaacCACAACGTAATGTATACTTTGCTTGAAAGTACattctcaaaaataaataaataagtacttTACCTAGCACAAACAATGCGATGAGGCTGGTTTATAGCGGGCCTCACATGGGGCACCAATTATGTTGGGGTTTTATGAAGTAATTTTGGCtataatttaattattaatatgaaTAATGAGGATTAATCCATTATGAATATAAATTACCAAAATTATGATTTTCAATTAACAACAATGGGGCACCCTCCTGGAATCAGGGAATAACAGCCAGATAACACAAATCATACTTAATTGTAATTAGTTAAATATCtacattattaatatttaacaaGTATCCTTATTCAAATAAATGGAAGGCGTGAATCCGTATACTAGCCCTTGCACCCATCTGTTATCACAATGCACATACACCAGTAATCAAAGACAACTgccttttaaatataaattataatataatttatttaacaaggCAACATCAACTGCAATCAATGaaactcaattaaaaaaataactatcaTAAACTAAACTACAGCAAAAAGAGTTTATCgacaaacaaatgaacataTGTGGCATacgtgcttgtgtgtgtgatagagagagagagagaaaattggcggaaaaagagagacagatagagagagagggagagcccTGTGGCTTGGCCTATAGCAGCTtgaactctctgtgatcagttCAGTAACTATAATTTAAACACCAGAAAGGCAGTGGTCGAACTTTGATTTGCCAGCAGGTACAGTGGTCTTTCTGATTTTGAAGGCAGTTTACTGATAGTGAGCTGAGACAGCAGATTGAATAAACACACAGGTGAACATGATGATtaagtaacaaaaaaacaaatgcagcagcttacaacaggTGATAAAACACAATTATTAATTGTTATTGAAGAAATATTTCCTCAAGCTATTTCTGCCAAGAAAAAAGCCTCTTACTTGGGATCACTCTCCTGGTGATTGATACAAAGTTTAATCTGCTGTTCAATTTGTTGAAGGTTGATCAACCGATTTTAACAGGTTCCAGGTTCCGCCACACTTTACACCTTAGGTGTGAGTTGCTACAGGGGATGTGGGGAATCACTGTTTTTGCATGTCCTTTTTTGTTTCCCTCCTAATGTACTCAATTCAGGCATCTTTATGGGGATACGGGCCTGGGTCTGTCCAACACATAGTTGGTCTCAACAGGTGCGAGCCAATAATTCAGAACAtgtgaatgttgttgttgtttggagtcttaaataattcatgttacaaatcaaataaataagaaacctatttttaaatgaagaccatggtatattttaatgtaaacatgtacTGCACACACTTGTTTTTAAGTATCCTGAAATTACTCGAACTTACTTACATTTAGCTAGAAGTTTTGAGGAGATCCAAAACATGGACAGATATAATGCCATTAATATGCTTTTTCACTCAAAATGTTCAAGGATTTAAAAATAGGTTAGATTGAAAGGTTTTTGGGTAGCTACATGCTGCGTGTTATCTGAACATGTTCAAGcagatttatttacagtttaggCTGCCTGGAGGCTTTTCCCTATTGCATCATATCTGCTAATCACTTGTTAGCAGTGTTTTTTCCCTCACCACCACTCTGGAGAGGAATCCTCCTTTGTGGTGTGCTACTTGTGTCATAGTTTACTTACTTGCAAGAGGCTTTGTACATATTATAAATATGCACATCAAGACATTCCTAGTTTAGATTTGGAGAGGGGGTATGTTAAAGTCGGGATCAAAATTTAAGTTGGCTATTAATCTTTTGATACAAGCTTTTAGACAAGTAAAACATGCTTTTGTATGTAGTGTCCTTTCTCTGTACAGGAAACTGAAATTTAACTGATATGACAGTGAAGTAAAATTGGATCTATGACATTTCTTGCCATTTAAAAAACCCTAAAATGcgttatatctttatttttgatgaacCATGTTGGATGTTAGTACTTTTGCATTCACTGATTGTTTGATTCACTAATTGCACTTCCAGTTTATGCATATTTTGACATTGGTTAAAAatctttgaatgtgtttgatttCCAGCCTTCTTCTTCTCAGTGCAGTGGGCCAACAGACAGGACTGAATGTGGTTCAGGCCACAGTATGCTCCCACTGGGGTGCACCGACTGATAAGAGTCTAATCCAGGATGGAGATGTGATTATCGGTGGACTTTTTAACCTGTATCACATACCTTCAACTGTAGATGAGGACTACACAAAGAAACCACATTATGAACCTTGTACTGGGTGAGCTTAATAACTACATAtagttttgttaaatgtttggtGTGTGACTGAGTATTCATTATGTGACTGCacattgtattttttacattttttcccGGAGTCTTATTTTAGTCTGCAGACATATTTAATTCTGCAGATCCAGGAATTAATGCAATGTTTGTGATACTTTAAAAGTTTTATCACCTGTTACAATAGTTGAAGAGCCCACTTGAATTATTTTACAATTACTTTAATAGATTTTATCCTAGGTAATTCATGTTGCTTGTTCACGTTTTTAGACAGACTTGTGTCCTGATTGTTGTTGAAGTTAATAcattctgctctcctctctctcctatGGTCTCAGCTTAGAACTGGAGCCGTTAAAATACTCTTATGCTATGGTGTTTGCTGTGGAGGAAATCAATCGAAACAACACCCTACTACCAGGAGTGAAGCTGGGTTACCGTATACGTGATAGCTGTTCCCTGTACCCGTGGGCTCTGCAAGGTGCAATGTCATTGGttggaggagacacacacagctgcaacTTGACAGCCTTTGCAGGTCCTATTGAATCTAATGAACAACCTGTAGTGAGAGCAGGTACGTGATATCATTTAGTATTCAGTTGAAATATCTTACCTCCACAAAACCAAAAGATGATTAAATGTGGTAAAAAATGCTTCCCTATGTAATCATGAGCCCAAATGCATTAAGGTGGTCTGCCTGTACCGATGATCATTGGTGCTGCATCCTCTACAACAGGCATAATGATGTCCAGCACCCTGGGGCCTCTCTATGTACCAGTTGTAAGTTTCATTACCTCAAAAATAAACCTCTACATAATCGTATGTTTACAAAATCTACATAAAGATTCTGATAGAAACATAAAATGGAATCTTTcttgtaaaaaggaaaaaatcaacatttgtgtgtctttttgtttagaTCAGCTACCTGGCAAGCTGCCCCTGCCTTAGTGACAGGCTTAAATATCCTACTTTCTTCAGAACAATTCCCAGTGATGTTTACCAAGCATGGGCCATGGCACAATTGGCCATTCGCTTCCACTGGACATGGATAGGAGCAGTGGTGGAAAACAATGATTATGGTCAGCTTGCAATACAGGTGCACagtatgtctttgtgttattgcaCTATGCATTGCTATAAATACTATATCATGTATCTTATTTAATGCACAGTTGGCATACACAGTatgtaaaaacatatttggaATATTTATATTTCAGGTATTCCAGAAAGAGATTTTTGGGAAAGGAGTGTGTTTGGAATTCATTGAGACCCTCAAGACAGAAACTATTGTGACTGATGCAAAACGTGCAGCACTTACAATTCAAGCTTCGACTGCGAGGGTGATTCTGATCTTCTGCTGGTATACTGAAGTAAAGAAACTGCTTCTGGAACTGGCCAAGAGAAATGTGGGCAAACAgcatggaaatgtgttttttgaaaaggtttattataaatacaaagatatatatatacatatttgtattataaaaatAATGTCATTCATAGGTGACTGACAGACAGTTCCTGGCAAGTGAGGCTTGGAGTACCAGTGATGATCTTCTCCAAGATCAAACCATCTCTAAAGTAACAAATGGTGTTCTTGGTGTGGCCATTCGTAGTTCAACTATACCTGGATTTGAAAATTATCTCAGAAGTTTGCATCCAATTCGTCGTCCTAATGATATTTTCTTAAGAGAATTCTGGCAAAAGGAATTTGGATGCAGTCCTCTTTCTTCctatttctcttcatccctc
Coding sequences within it:
- the LOC109998894 gene encoding extracellular calcium-sensing receptor-like gives rise to the protein MVFAVEEINRNNTLLPGVKLGYRILDSCFLYPWALQGAMSLVGGDTHSCNLTAFAGPIESNEQPVVRAGGLPVPMIIGAASSTTSIMMSSTLGPLYVPVISYLASCPCLSDRLKYPNFFRTIPSDVYQAWAMAQLAIRFHWTWIGAVVANNDYGQLAIQVFQKEIFGKGVCLEFIETIKRETIVTDAKRAALTIQASTARVILIFCWYTEVKKLLLELVKRNVGRQHGNVTDRQFLASEAWSTSDDLLQDQTISKVANGVLGVAIRSSTIPGFENYLRSLHPIRRPNDVFLREFWQKEFGCSPLSSYFSSSLIPRSDYLTNVSASSTDNIPPQKISPSLCSGTESLENVENHFTDTSQLRVAYNVYLAVYAAAHALHSLLSCNTHTCTFQKNIKHIEVKTSINVPSYNSPYNSQRFFFVKVPFSVCSESCPPGTRKANRKGEPLCCFDCIPCIEGEISNETGSLNCEGCPSEFWSNVERTACVPRQLDFLSFNETLGITLTTVAASGVVVTTAVFVLFFCNRQTPMVRANNSELSFLLLLSLKLCFLCSLVFIGRPSVWSCRFQQAAFGISFALCVSCLLVKTLVVLAVFRSARPGAETLMKWFGPVQQRGSVFLFTCIQVIICATWLSISPPVPRRDLGFQGSKVRLECAMGSLVGFSLVLGYIGLLACTCLLLAFLARNLPDNFNEAKLITFSMLIFCAVWVAFVPAYISSPGKYVVAVEIFSILASSYGLLLCIFAPKCFIILLRPEKNTKKQLMAR